One stretch of Streptomyces sp. NBC_01363 DNA includes these proteins:
- a CDS encoding acyl-CoA synthetase, giving the protein MTGVRSSTVDGVLARSARRTPERTALRYADRSWTYAELDAAVSTAAAVLAGEHGLRPGDRVACYAHNSDAYLIGYLGCARAGLVHVPVNQNLTGDDLMYILEQSGSALVLTDPALADRIPAAFPVRPLRDAPDSLLAATAIPRPFAPEREPAAGDLVQLLYTSGTTALPKGAMMTHGALVHEYVSAITALDLRATDRPVHSLPLYHSAQMHVFLLPCLAVGAQNTILDAPDANRIFDLVETGQADSVFAPPTVWIGISQHPGFTTRELGGLRKAYYGASIMPVPVLERLRERLPALAFYNCFGQSEIGPLATVLGPDEHEGRMDSCGRPVLFVEARVVDEDGKEVPDGTAGEVVYRSPQLCEGYWDKPEETAEAFRDGWFHSGDLAVRDAEGFLTVVDRVKDVINSGGVLVASRQVEDALYTHPAVAEAAVVGLPDQRWIEAVTAVVVLRGDATAAELIDHARERLAHYKAPKQVLFVDELPRNASGKILKRELRDRFA; this is encoded by the coding sequence ATGACAGGTGTACGGAGCAGCACAGTCGACGGAGTCCTGGCACGCAGCGCCCGGCGCACCCCGGAGCGCACCGCCCTGCGGTACGCGGACAGGTCATGGACCTACGCGGAGCTCGACGCGGCTGTCAGCACCGCCGCCGCCGTGCTCGCCGGCGAGCACGGACTGCGCCCCGGCGACCGGGTCGCCTGCTACGCGCACAACTCCGACGCGTATCTGATCGGCTACCTCGGTTGCGCCCGCGCGGGCCTGGTCCATGTGCCGGTCAACCAGAACCTCACCGGCGACGACCTCATGTACATCCTCGAACAGTCCGGCAGCGCCCTCGTCCTCACCGACCCGGCCCTCGCCGACCGGATTCCGGCCGCGTTCCCCGTACGCCCGCTGCGCGACGCACCGGACTCCCTCCTGGCGGCCACCGCCATCCCGCGCCCCTTCGCCCCGGAACGCGAACCGGCCGCCGGAGACCTTGTCCAGCTGCTCTACACCTCGGGCACCACCGCGCTGCCCAAGGGCGCGATGATGACCCACGGCGCACTCGTGCACGAGTACGTCAGCGCGATCACGGCGCTCGATCTGCGGGCCACCGACCGGCCCGTCCACTCGCTGCCGCTCTACCACTCCGCCCAGATGCATGTCTTCCTGCTGCCCTGCCTCGCGGTCGGGGCACAGAACACGATCCTCGACGCGCCCGACGCGAACCGGATCTTCGACCTCGTCGAGACGGGACAGGCGGACAGCGTCTTCGCGCCGCCGACCGTCTGGATCGGCATCTCCCAGCACCCCGGCTTCACCACCCGCGAACTCGGCGGCCTGCGCAAGGCGTACTACGGCGCGTCGATCATGCCCGTGCCCGTACTGGAACGGCTCCGCGAACGGCTGCCCGCGCTCGCCTTCTACAACTGCTTCGGGCAGAGCGAGATCGGCCCGCTCGCCACCGTCCTCGGACCGGACGAGCACGAGGGCCGGATGGACTCCTGCGGCAGGCCCGTCCTCTTCGTCGAGGCCCGGGTCGTCGACGAGGACGGCAAGGAGGTCCCCGACGGCACGGCCGGCGAAGTGGTCTACCGCTCACCCCAGTTGTGCGAGGGCTACTGGGACAAACCCGAGGAGACCGCGGAGGCCTTCCGCGACGGCTGGTTCCACTCCGGCGACCTCGCGGTGCGCGACGCCGAGGGATTCCTCACTGTCGTCGACCGGGTGAAGGACGTCATCAACTCCGGCGGTGTCCTCGTCGCCTCCCGGCAGGTCGAGGACGCCCTCTACACCCACCCCGCCGTCGCCGAGGCCGCCGTCGTCGGACTGCCCGACCAGCGCTGGATCGAGGCCGTCACCGCCGTCGTCGTGCTGCGCGGCGACGCGACGGCGGCCGAACTCATCGACCACGCCCGCGAGCGGCTCGCCCACTACAAGGCCCCGAAGCAGGTCCTCTTCGTGGACGAACTGCCGCGCAACGCCAGCGGGAAGATCCTCAAGCGGGAGCTGCGCGACCGGTTCGCGTAG
- a CDS encoding penicillin acylase family protein yields the protein MPLRNRLRLLAISGLALFTVSASLPPAAADASRSHRPSGGGLSATIRYTEYGIPHIVAKDYASLGFGNGWAQAADQVCTLADGFVTLRGERSRYFGPDAAPDGSLSAATKNLSSDLYFRGVRQSRTVEKLLKAPAPAGQSRDVRELERGWAAGYNAWLAQNRIDDPACRGAAWVRPVTTLDVVVRGYALSVLAGQGRGIDGITDARPPTDGSRPPTAPTPDEAADAARRLLSTQNADMGSNAVAFRGDTTANGRGLLLGNPHYPWQGGRRFWQSQQTIPGELNVAGGSLLGAPIVSIGHNANIAWSHTVATGVPLNLHQLTLDPADPTAYLVDGRAERMTKRTVSVAVKGGGAVTRTQWWTRYGPVVTSLGAGLPLPWTTTTAYALNDPNAVNLRFSDAGLGFSRARSTADIQAALHRTQGLPWVNTIAADSSGHSFFSQSQVLPRITDELAARCSAPLGRATYPSSGLAVLDGSRSDCALGSDPEAVQPGIFGPGRMPTVKDAPYVENSNDSAWLTNASAPLTGFERIFGTVGTPRSMRTRGAVEDVSAMAAKGRLTVADLQGQQFANRAPAGDLTASDMAAACAALPGGSAVGSDGRAVYVSAACEVLRRWDRKVDTRSRGALLFDRFWRRATAAVPQAELWKVPFSPADPVGTPNTLNVSAPGVTRALADAVAELRAAGIALDAPLGRHQSVEQNGKRIPIGGGTESLGIWNKTEPVWDAAAGGYREVSAGSSYIQAVGWDGSACPVARTLLTYSQSSDPHSPHYSDQTELYSGERWVTSRFCEKDILRSPALRVVRVHERR from the coding sequence TTGCCGCTCCGCAACCGTCTGAGACTTCTTGCGATATCCGGCCTCGCGCTGTTCACCGTCTCGGCGTCGTTGCCGCCCGCCGCGGCCGACGCCTCGCGCTCCCACCGCCCATCGGGCGGCGGGCTGTCCGCCACGATCCGGTACACCGAGTACGGCATCCCGCACATCGTGGCGAAGGACTACGCGAGCCTGGGCTTCGGCAACGGCTGGGCCCAGGCCGCGGACCAGGTGTGCACCCTCGCCGACGGCTTCGTGACGCTGCGCGGCGAGCGGTCCCGGTACTTCGGTCCGGACGCGGCTCCGGACGGCTCGCTGTCCGCCGCGACGAAGAACCTCTCCAGCGACCTCTACTTCCGCGGGGTCCGCCAGAGCCGCACGGTGGAGAAGCTGTTGAAGGCTCCCGCACCGGCGGGTCAGAGCCGTGACGTCAGGGAACTGGAGCGCGGCTGGGCGGCCGGATACAACGCGTGGCTGGCGCAGAACCGGATCGACGACCCGGCCTGCCGGGGCGCCGCCTGGGTACGACCGGTGACCACACTGGATGTGGTGGTGCGCGGCTACGCGCTCTCGGTGCTCGCCGGTCAGGGGCGCGGCATCGACGGCATCACGGACGCTCGGCCGCCCACGGATGGCTCGCGGCCGCCCACGGCTCCGACGCCGGACGAGGCGGCGGACGCGGCCCGGAGGCTGCTGTCGACGCAGAACGCCGACATGGGTTCCAACGCGGTCGCCTTCCGCGGGGACACGACGGCGAACGGGCGGGGCCTGCTGCTCGGCAATCCGCACTACCCGTGGCAGGGCGGACGGCGGTTCTGGCAGTCGCAGCAGACCATTCCCGGTGAGCTGAACGTGGCGGGCGGATCACTGCTCGGCGCGCCCATCGTGTCCATCGGGCACAACGCGAACATCGCGTGGAGCCACACCGTGGCCACCGGTGTCCCGCTCAACCTGCATCAGCTCACCCTCGATCCGGCCGATCCGACCGCGTATCTGGTGGACGGCAGAGCCGAGCGGATGACGAAGCGCACGGTCTCGGTCGCGGTGAAGGGCGGCGGTGCCGTGACCCGCACGCAGTGGTGGACCCGGTACGGGCCGGTCGTCACCTCGCTCGGTGCCGGGCTGCCGTTGCCCTGGACGACGACGACCGCGTACGCGCTCAATGACCCGAACGCCGTGAATCTGCGATTCTCGGACGCCGGTCTCGGCTTCAGCCGGGCCCGCAGCACCGCCGACATCCAGGCCGCGTTGCACCGTACGCAGGGGCTGCCGTGGGTGAACACCATCGCCGCCGATTCGTCCGGGCATTCGTTCTTCTCGCAGTCGCAGGTGCTGCCGAGGATCACGGACGAGCTCGCGGCGCGGTGCTCCGCCCCGCTGGGCAGGGCGACGTATCCGTCGTCCGGGCTCGCGGTGCTGGACGGTTCGAGGAGCGACTGCGCACTTGGTTCGGACCCGGAGGCCGTCCAGCCGGGCATCTTCGGGCCGGGCCGGATGCCCACCGTGAAGGACGCCCCGTACGTGGAGAACTCCAACGACAGCGCCTGGCTGACGAACGCGTCCGCGCCGCTGACCGGCTTCGAGAGGATCTTCGGCACGGTCGGCACGCCCCGCTCGATGCGCACCCGGGGCGCGGTCGAGGATGTGTCCGCGATGGCGGCGAAGGGCCGGCTGACCGTGGCCGATCTGCAGGGCCAGCAGTTCGCAAACCGTGCGCCGGCCGGTGATCTGACCGCCTCGGACATGGCGGCGGCCTGCGCGGCGCTGCCCGGCGGCAGTGCGGTCGGCAGCGACGGCAGGGCGGTCTATGTGTCGGCGGCGTGCGAGGTGCTGCGGCGCTGGGACCGGAAGGTCGACACCCGCAGCCGGGGCGCGCTGCTCTTCGACCGGTTCTGGCGCAGGGCGACGGCCGCGGTCCCGCAGGCCGAGCTGTGGAAGGTGCCGTTCTCCCCCGCCGATCCGGTCGGTACGCCGAACACGCTGAATGTCTCCGCGCCCGGCGTCACCAGGGCTCTCGCCGACGCGGTGGCCGAACTGCGGGCGGCCGGGATCGCGCTGGACGCCCCGCTGGGCCGGCACCAGTCGGTGGAGCAGAACGGGAAGCGCATCCCGATCGGCGGCGGTACGGAATCGCTCGGCATCTGGAACAAGACGGAGCCGGTGTGGGACGCGGCGGCCGGCGGCTACCGGGAGGTGTCGGCGGGCTCCAGCTACATCCAGGCGGTCGGCTGGGACGGCAGCGCATGCCCGGTGGCGCGCACCCTGCTCACGTACTCCCAGTCCTCCGATCCGCACTCGCCGCACTACAGCGACCAGACCGAGCTGTACTCGGGTGAGCGGTGGGTGACGTCCCGGTTCTGTGAGAAGGACATCCTGCGCTCGCCCGCGCTGCGGGTCGTGCGGGTCCACGAACGCCGGTAG
- the paaK gene encoding phenylacetate--CoA ligase PaaK, producing the protein MTALLDEAERLGRDELEALQLDRLRATLHHAYENVGHYRAAFDKAGLRPDDCRTLADLARFPFTTKADLRDNYPFGMFAVPEERVRRIHASSGTTGRPTVVGYTQRDLDTWADVVARSIRAAGGRPGQKIHVAYGYGLFTGGLGAHYGAERLGCTVIPASGGMTARQVQLIQDFRPEIIMVTPSYMLTLLDEFVRQGVDPRSTSLKVGIFGAEPWTEEMRREIEERFAIDAVDIYGLSEVMGPGVAQECVETKDGLHIWEDHFYPEVVDPFTGEVLPEGAEGELVFTSLTKEAMPVIRYRTRDLTRLLPGTARVFRRMEKVTGRSDDLVILRGVNLFPTQIEEIVLRTPGVAPHFQLRLTREGRLDALTVRAEARAGATPEQRAAAAASITAAVKDGIGVSVGVEIVDPETLERSVGKFRRIVDERGGC; encoded by the coding sequence ATGACGGCTCTGCTGGACGAGGCGGAACGACTGGGCCGGGACGAGCTGGAAGCACTCCAGCTGGATCGGCTGCGAGCCACGCTGCACCATGCGTACGAGAACGTCGGCCACTACCGGGCCGCGTTCGACAAGGCCGGACTGCGCCCGGACGACTGCCGTACCCTCGCCGATCTCGCCCGTTTCCCCTTCACGACCAAGGCCGACCTGCGGGACAACTACCCCTTCGGCATGTTCGCCGTCCCCGAGGAGCGCGTACGGCGGATCCACGCGTCCAGCGGGACGACGGGCCGCCCCACCGTCGTCGGCTACACCCAACGGGATCTGGACACCTGGGCCGACGTGGTCGCCCGCTCCATCCGGGCCGCCGGTGGACGTCCCGGGCAGAAGATCCATGTCGCGTACGGATACGGGCTGTTCACCGGCGGACTCGGCGCACACTACGGGGCGGAGCGGCTCGGCTGCACGGTCATCCCCGCCTCCGGGGGCATGACCGCCCGGCAGGTCCAGCTGATCCAGGACTTCCGCCCCGAGATCATCATGGTGACGCCGTCGTACATGCTGACGCTCCTCGACGAGTTCGTACGGCAGGGCGTCGATCCGCGTTCGACCTCCCTGAAGGTCGGGATCTTCGGTGCGGAGCCGTGGACGGAGGAGATGCGGCGCGAGATCGAGGAGCGGTTCGCGATCGACGCGGTCGACATCTACGGCCTTTCGGAGGTGATGGGGCCCGGGGTGGCGCAGGAGTGCGTCGAGACGAAGGACGGGCTGCACATCTGGGAGGACCACTTCTATCCCGAGGTCGTCGATCCGTTCACCGGCGAGGTGCTGCCGGAGGGGGCGGAGGGCGAGCTGGTCTTCACCTCCCTCACCAAGGAGGCCATGCCGGTGATCCGCTACCGGACTCGGGACCTCACCCGGCTGCTGCCGGGTACGGCCAGGGTGTTCCGGCGGATGGAGAAGGTGACCGGGCGCAGCGACGATCTGGTGATCCTGCGCGGCGTGAATCTCTTCCCGACCCAGATCGAGGAGATCGTGCTGCGCACACCCGGGGTGGCTCCGCACTTCCAGTTGCGGCTGACCCGCGAGGGCCGTCTCGACGCGCTGACCGTGAGGGCGGAGGCGCGGGCGGGGGCCACCCCGGAGCAGCGGGCGGCGGCCGCGGCGTCGATCACGGCGGCCGTCAAGGACGGGATCGGGGTGTCCGTCGGGGTCGAGATCGTCGATCCCGAGACGCTGGAGAGGTCGGTCGGCAAGTTCAGGCGGATCGTGGACGAGCGCGGCGGGTGCTGA